The following are encoded together in the Mesoterricola sediminis genome:
- the sppA gene encoding signal peptide peptidase SppA, translating into MKEFFRSLFATLVGLVVFCGGCLVLLVLLLASMGPSKPTVPARAVLILDLNTNFTDAYRETSPAEVVQRMAGQGPAEGLPLHQVIQALDRATHDGSVSALFITGNLRPEGVGSGPAALKELREAIQRFKKDSGKPVLAYNQYWTKRELYLCAGAGKVMANPMGLVDATGFASEITFFGKAFKKYGIDVQVTRAGKYKSAVEPFVLDRMSDANREEVQSLLDDLWADWKRTVAADRKLSPEAVQAIADTQGTLTSPEALKAGLVDKLAAYDEVLDELKALAGKKASDRDYPQIDLATYVKAGPDAETGRNRIALVFAEGTIVDGSGTDGAVGGDALSREIRRLRLDKGVKAIVLRVNSPGGSVTASELIQRELVLARKEKPVVVSMGHLAASGGYWISCQADRIFAEPTTITGSIGVFGMLPNIKALANEHGITWDGVQTSRLASAATLSRPKTPEELARAQGSVDWIYEVFLGKVAEGRKMSRDAVHEIAQGRVWSGAAAQRLGLVDELGGLQEAVRHAAKLAKVEKDYTLAGPAEPKSPIEKLMEALGGGKHPYTQARAGVLQQQVQRLFGQLETLNDPNGLYARMPYDLDLR; encoded by the coding sequence ATGAAGGAATTTTTCCGCTCGCTCTTCGCGACCCTGGTCGGCCTGGTGGTGTTCTGCGGCGGGTGCCTCGTGCTCCTGGTGCTCCTCCTCGCCTCCATGGGGCCCAGCAAGCCGACGGTACCCGCCCGGGCCGTCCTCATCCTCGACCTGAACACGAATTTCACGGACGCCTACCGGGAGACCTCGCCGGCGGAAGTCGTCCAGCGCATGGCGGGCCAGGGCCCGGCTGAAGGCCTGCCCCTGCACCAGGTGATCCAGGCCCTGGACCGGGCGACCCACGACGGCAGCGTCAGCGCCCTCTTCATCACCGGGAACCTGCGGCCGGAGGGCGTGGGCTCGGGCCCCGCCGCCCTGAAGGAGCTGCGGGAGGCGATCCAGCGCTTCAAGAAGGACTCGGGCAAGCCGGTCCTCGCCTACAACCAGTACTGGACCAAGCGGGAACTCTACCTCTGCGCCGGCGCGGGCAAGGTGATGGCCAACCCCATGGGCCTCGTGGACGCCACGGGCTTCGCCTCCGAGATCACCTTCTTCGGCAAGGCCTTCAAGAAGTACGGCATCGACGTCCAGGTGACCCGGGCCGGCAAGTACAAGAGCGCCGTGGAGCCCTTCGTCCTGGACCGCATGAGCGACGCCAACCGCGAAGAGGTCCAGTCCCTCCTCGACGACCTGTGGGCCGACTGGAAGCGCACCGTGGCCGCCGACCGCAAGCTCAGTCCCGAGGCCGTCCAGGCCATCGCCGACACCCAGGGCACCCTGACCTCGCCCGAGGCCCTGAAGGCCGGGCTCGTGGACAAGCTCGCCGCCTATGACGAGGTGCTGGACGAGCTCAAGGCCCTGGCCGGGAAGAAGGCCTCGGACCGCGACTATCCCCAGATCGACCTCGCCACCTACGTGAAGGCCGGGCCCGACGCGGAGACCGGCCGCAACCGCATCGCCCTGGTCTTCGCCGAGGGCACCATCGTGGACGGCAGCGGCACCGACGGCGCCGTGGGCGGGGACGCCCTCAGCCGCGAGATCCGCCGCCTGCGCCTGGACAAGGGCGTGAAAGCCATCGTCCTGCGGGTCAACAGCCCCGGCGGCAGCGTGACGGCCTCCGAGCTGATCCAGCGGGAGCTGGTCCTGGCCCGGAAGGAGAAGCCGGTCGTGGTCTCCATGGGCCACCTGGCGGCCTCCGGCGGCTACTGGATCTCCTGCCAGGCGGACCGGATCTTCGCGGAGCCCACCACCATCACCGGCTCCATCGGCGTCTTCGGCATGCTGCCCAACATCAAGGCCCTCGCCAACGAGCACGGCATCACCTGGGACGGGGTGCAGACCAGCCGCCTCGCCAGCGCCGCCACCCTCTCCCGCCCCAAGACCCCCGAGGAGCTGGCCCGGGCCCAGGGCTCGGTGGACTGGATCTACGAGGTCTTCCTCGGCAAGGTCGCGGAAGGCCGCAAGATGAGCCGCGACGCCGTGCACGAGATCGCCCAGGGCCGCGTCTGGTCCGGCGCCGCGGCCCAGCGCCTCGGCCTCGTGGACGAGCTCGGCGGCCTCCAGGAGGCCGTCCGCCACGCGGCCAAGCTCGCCAAGGTGGAGAAGGACTACACCCTGGCCGGCCCCGCCGAGCCCAAGAGCCCCATCGAGAAGCTGATGGAGGCCCTGGGCGGCGGCAAGCACCCCTACACCCAGGCCCGCGCCGGCGTCCTCCAGCAGCAGGTCCAGCGGCTCTTCGGCCAGCTGGAGACCCTCAACGATCCCAACGGGCTCTACGCGCGCATGCCCTACGACCTGGACCTCCGTTGA
- a CDS encoding DUF4403 family protein, with the protein MRTILLSALATALLGAQEPPPAPAPPPPSTLATPIVVDLGPMFAAAERNTPVTPPGVETWTNLPNVGTGLPAYRFNLYRDPLYFVVKGNRIVAHTTVNYWFEVGLRMGSYVKGMGSCGLPPEKFRRARLGIQAEVNLTPDWNLDLRLTPEEPVRIDGCQITFVGYDITDRVLSGMKDNLTKALEAMRSQIQDAVKLRARAEEAWRQALQPVELAPGVYLALNPERVRLAPWASQGKTLTLTPEIQVRPAITLGVRPEVAPRPLPPLDLSAGPIAAGLNLQVDADLSFEHAAKQMMAQVGGQTFETEKGKFRIEGVAIRAKDGFAYLDLDVRGRVDGRLTLKGRPVFDAQLGILRLEDLDYTLETQSLFTRFGEWLYRGTLKRTLSEKCGMFLDHSLKDIKEKTRAGLNRTLAPGVALAGDVDLLHVRRVDVLPDRFKVEARLEGTARLLVTPDLK; encoded by the coding sequence ATGCGCACCATCCTCCTTTCCGCCCTGGCCACCGCCCTGCTCGGAGCCCAGGAGCCCCCGCCGGCTCCCGCTCCGCCGCCGCCCTCGACCCTGGCGACCCCCATCGTGGTGGACCTGGGACCGATGTTCGCGGCCGCGGAGCGGAACACGCCGGTCACCCCGCCGGGGGTGGAGACCTGGACGAACCTGCCCAACGTGGGAACGGGGCTGCCCGCCTACCGCTTCAACCTGTACCGGGACCCCCTCTACTTCGTGGTGAAGGGCAACCGCATCGTCGCCCACACCACCGTGAACTACTGGTTCGAAGTGGGGCTGCGGATGGGCTCGTACGTGAAGGGTATGGGCTCCTGCGGCCTGCCCCCCGAGAAATTCCGCCGGGCCCGCCTGGGCATCCAGGCCGAGGTCAACCTGACGCCCGACTGGAACCTGGACCTGCGGCTCACCCCCGAGGAGCCCGTCCGCATCGACGGCTGCCAGATCACCTTCGTGGGCTACGACATCACCGACCGGGTGCTCTCGGGCATGAAGGACAACCTGACCAAGGCCCTGGAGGCCATGCGGAGCCAGATCCAGGATGCGGTGAAGCTCCGGGCCCGCGCCGAGGAGGCCTGGCGGCAGGCCCTCCAGCCCGTGGAACTGGCGCCGGGCGTCTACCTCGCCCTGAACCCCGAGCGGGTGCGCCTGGCGCCCTGGGCCAGCCAGGGCAAGACCCTGACCCTGACGCCCGAGATCCAGGTGCGCCCCGCCATCACCCTGGGGGTGCGCCCCGAGGTCGCGCCCCGCCCCCTGCCCCCGCTGGACCTCAGCGCCGGCCCCATCGCCGCCGGCCTCAACCTCCAGGTGGACGCGGACCTGAGCTTCGAGCACGCGGCGAAGCAGATGATGGCCCAGGTCGGGGGCCAGACCTTCGAGACGGAGAAGGGCAAGTTCCGCATCGAGGGCGTGGCCATCCGGGCCAAGGACGGCTTCGCCTACCTGGACCTGGACGTGCGGGGCCGCGTCGACGGGCGCCTGACCCTCAAGGGCCGCCCCGTGTTCGACGCGCAGCTGGGCATCCTGCGCCTGGAGGACCTGGACTACACCCTGGAGACCCAGAGCCTCTTCACCCGGTTCGGCGAGTGGCTCTACCGGGGCACCCTCAAGCGCACCCTCTCCGAGAAGTGCGGGATGTTCCTCGACCACAGCCTGAAGGACATCAAGGAGAAGACCCGGGCGGGCCTGAACCGGACCCTCGCCCCGGGCGTGGCCCTGGCCGGGGACGTCGACCTCCTGCACGTGCGCAGGGTCGACGTCCTCCCGGACCGGTTCAAGGTGGAGGCGCGTCTGGAGGGCACGGCCCGCCTCCTTGTCACGCCCGACCTGAAGTAG
- a CDS encoding inositol monophosphatase family protein translates to MFETEREACIQAAKAGGAVLKGLWGRLDPSTITEKTKNDYVTEADRRSEATIHRELDRLIPGLAFLGEETGAQGPQGGRRWIVDPLDGTLNFVQGFPHWCVSVALWDEAGPLAGCVYDPLREDVFAAARGAGATCNGRPLAVSAQAGLDGAFLATGFAFQLGDRFPRFQRALEPVFYRAKAIRRAGSAALDLAHTAAGIYDGFFEMGLKRWDFGAGVLLVQEAGGTLSDWEGGDTWRETGDMVAAAPAVHPELVAAIRTRP, encoded by the coding sequence ATGTTCGAGACGGAACGGGAAGCTTGCATCCAGGCCGCGAAGGCCGGCGGGGCGGTCCTCAAGGGCCTGTGGGGGCGCCTGGACCCCTCGACGATCACCGAGAAGACCAAGAACGATTATGTGACCGAGGCGGACCGCAGGAGCGAGGCCACCATCCACCGGGAACTGGACCGCCTCATCCCCGGGCTGGCCTTCCTGGGCGAGGAGACCGGGGCCCAGGGCCCCCAGGGCGGGCGCCGCTGGATCGTGGACCCCCTGGACGGCACCCTCAACTTCGTCCAGGGCTTCCCCCACTGGTGCGTGTCCGTGGCCCTGTGGGACGAGGCGGGCCCCCTGGCCGGCTGTGTCTACGACCCCCTCCGGGAGGACGTCTTCGCGGCCGCCCGGGGCGCGGGCGCCACCTGCAATGGCCGGCCCCTGGCCGTCTCCGCCCAGGCGGGCCTGGACGGGGCCTTCCTCGCCACCGGCTTCGCCTTCCAGCTGGGCGACCGGTTCCCCCGCTTCCAGCGGGCCCTGGAGCCCGTCTTCTACCGGGCCAAGGCCATCCGCCGCGCCGGCTCCGCCGCCCTGGACCTGGCCCACACGGCGGCCGGCATCTACGACGGTTTCTTCGAGATGGGCCTCAAGCGCTGGGACTTCGGGGCCGGCGTCCTCCTCGTGCAGGAGGCGGGCGGGACCCTCTCGGACTGGGAGGGCGGCGACACCTGGCGGGAGACGGGCGACATGGTGGCCGCCGCCCCCGCCGTCCACCCCGAGCTGGTGGCGGCCATCCGGACGCGCCCCTGA
- a CDS encoding alpha-ketoacid dehydrogenase subunit alpha/beta, whose product MTKTLEKTETSSAPGAADLREWYRLMHMGRVLDDKAPNYLKQAIGWSYHAPCAGHDGIQLALGLTFRAGVDYLFPYYRDMLTCLAAGLTPLEIILNGISKATDPSSGGRHMSNHFGKPEIHIQNVSSCTGNHTQHAVGLARAAKTYGRDLVVFSSQGESSVSEGYVYEAINGASLEKLPVVFVFQDNGYGISVPKSDQTANEHVCDNFRGFKNVLILKCDGKDPLDSKRALDEAVAHARSGAGPAIVQADCVRIGSHSNSDKHELYRSPEELAAARAQDPLPRFRATCLAHGVTEAELQEIEKTNLEAYNAASDAALVAPDPDPATIHEHLVPEPWVSPAFPDGLHQEEGPAITLLQAVNQTLKEEFRANPDTYIWGQDVANKEKGGIFNITKGMQQEFGRSRVFNGPIAEDFITGTALGFCKLDERIRVVVEGAEFADYFWPAAEQLIELSHESWRSCGKQVPNVTIRLASGGYIGGGLYHSQNIEGFLTTIPGIRVVMPAFADDAAGLLRSCIRSKGVTLFLEPKYLYNAAQAKAHVPKEFAVPFGKARVRREGKDLTVLAYGTPVHFALEAAHRLEKEGVSVEVVDLRSLNPLDTETIFASVKKTHRAIVVHEDKIFGGFGGEVAAQITEQCFPWLDAPVGRVGSTFTPVGFNRILERAILPNTDKVLEGMRKVLAY is encoded by the coding sequence ATGACCAAGACCCTAGAGAAGACCGAGACCTCCTCCGCGCCGGGCGCCGCCGATCTCCGCGAATGGTACCGCCTCATGCACATGGGGCGGGTCCTGGACGACAAGGCCCCCAACTACCTGAAGCAGGCCATCGGCTGGTCGTACCACGCCCCCTGCGCCGGGCACGACGGCATCCAGCTGGCCCTGGGCCTCACGTTCCGGGCGGGGGTCGACTACCTCTTCCCCTACTACCGGGACATGCTGACCTGCCTGGCCGCGGGCCTCACCCCCCTGGAGATCATCCTCAACGGCATCTCCAAGGCCACGGACCCCTCCAGCGGCGGCCGCCACATGTCGAACCACTTCGGCAAGCCGGAGATCCACATCCAGAACGTGTCCAGCTGCACGGGCAACCACACCCAGCACGCGGTGGGCCTGGCCCGGGCGGCCAAGACCTACGGCCGGGACCTGGTGGTGTTCAGCAGCCAGGGCGAGAGCAGCGTCTCCGAAGGGTACGTCTACGAGGCCATCAACGGCGCCAGCCTGGAGAAGCTGCCCGTGGTCTTCGTGTTCCAGGACAACGGCTACGGCATCTCCGTGCCCAAGTCCGACCAGACCGCCAACGAGCACGTGTGCGACAACTTCCGGGGCTTCAAGAACGTCCTGATCCTCAAGTGCGACGGCAAGGATCCCCTGGACTCCAAGCGGGCCCTCGACGAGGCCGTGGCGCACGCCCGCTCCGGCGCCGGCCCCGCCATCGTCCAGGCCGACTGCGTCCGCATCGGCAGCCACTCCAATTCGGACAAGCACGAGCTCTACCGCTCCCCCGAGGAGCTGGCCGCGGCCCGGGCCCAGGATCCGCTGCCCCGCTTCCGCGCCACCTGCCTCGCCCACGGGGTGACCGAGGCGGAGCTGCAGGAGATCGAGAAGACGAACCTGGAGGCCTACAACGCCGCCTCCGACGCGGCCCTGGTGGCCCCCGATCCCGATCCCGCCACCATCCATGAGCACCTGGTCCCCGAGCCCTGGGTGAGCCCCGCCTTCCCGGACGGCCTCCACCAGGAGGAGGGGCCCGCCATCACCCTTCTGCAGGCCGTGAACCAGACCCTCAAGGAGGAGTTCCGGGCCAACCCCGACACCTACATCTGGGGCCAGGACGTCGCCAACAAGGAGAAGGGCGGCATCTTCAACATCACCAAGGGGATGCAGCAGGAGTTCGGCCGCTCCCGGGTGTTCAACGGCCCCATCGCCGAGGACTTCATCACCGGCACCGCCCTGGGCTTCTGCAAGCTGGACGAGCGCATCCGCGTGGTGGTCGAGGGCGCGGAGTTCGCCGACTACTTCTGGCCCGCCGCGGAGCAGCTCATCGAGCTCAGCCACGAGTCCTGGCGCAGCTGCGGGAAGCAGGTGCCCAACGTGACCATCCGGCTCGCCTCCGGGGGCTACATCGGCGGCGGCCTCTACCACAGCCAGAACATCGAGGGCTTCCTCACCACGATCCCCGGCATCCGGGTCGTCATGCCGGCCTTCGCCGACGACGCCGCGGGCCTCCTGCGCAGCTGCATCCGCAGCAAGGGCGTCACCCTCTTCCTGGAGCCCAAGTACCTCTACAACGCGGCCCAGGCCAAGGCCCACGTGCCCAAGGAGTTCGCCGTCCCCTTCGGGAAGGCCCGGGTGCGCCGCGAGGGCAAGGACCTGACGGTCCTGGCCTACGGCACCCCCGTGCACTTCGCCCTCGAGGCCGCCCACCGGCTCGAGAAGGAGGGCGTGAGCGTCGAGGTGGTGGACCTGCGGAGCCTCAACCCCCTGGACACCGAGACCATCTTCGCCAGCGTCAAGAAGACCCACCGCGCGATCGTCGTCCACGAGGACAAGATCTTCGGCGGCTTCGGCGGCGAAGTGGCGGCCCAGATCACGGAGCAGTGCTTCCCGTGGCTGGACGCCCCCGTGGGCCGCGTGGGGAGCACCTTCACCCCCGTGGGCTTCAACCGCATCCTGGAGCGCGCCATCCTGCCCAACACCGACAAGGTGCTGGAGGGGATGCGCAAGGTCCTCGCCTACTGA
- a CDS encoding BrxA/BrxB family bacilliredoxin, with translation MGNYPEYMVAPMRDELTQAGFEHLMTPEDVDRALARPGTTLLVVNSVCGCAAAGARPGVVLALTRLGATFDHKVTVFAGMEKEATARAREYFEGAAPSSPQAAILREGRLVHLMQRTAFLDRAPEAIAEELVASVG, from the coding sequence ATGGGCAACTATCCGGAATACATGGTCGCGCCGATGCGCGATGAGCTGACCCAGGCGGGTTTCGAGCACCTCATGACCCCGGAGGACGTGGACCGCGCGCTGGCGCGGCCCGGCACCACCCTCCTCGTGGTGAACTCCGTGTGCGGCTGCGCCGCCGCCGGGGCGCGCCCCGGCGTCGTCCTGGCCCTCACCCGGCTCGGCGCCACGTTCGATCACAAGGTGACCGTCTTCGCCGGCATGGAGAAGGAGGCCACCGCCCGGGCCCGGGAGTACTTCGAGGGCGCCGCCCCCAGCTCCCCCCAGGCCGCCATCCTGCGCGAGGGGCGGCTCGTCCACCTCATGCAGCGCACCGCCTTCCTGGACCGCGCCCCCGAGGCGATCGCCGAGGAGCTCGTCGCTTCGGTCGGCTAG
- a CDS encoding NAD-dependent succinate-semialdehyde dehydrogenase encodes MHALKDPGLLRSQAWINGRWVDGEPLEVRDPATGARVGSVPALGAAEAREAVEAAAAALPAWRARPAHARGQALRRMFDLMGAHEDDLALLMTSEQGKPLAEARGEIRYAASFLEWFSEEARRIYGETIPAPSADRRIVVVKEPVGVVAAITPWNFPSAMITRKLGPALAAGCTMVLKPAGATPLSALALAELSRRAGIPDGVFNVVTGPSGPIGQELTTNPHVRKLTFTGSTEVGKRLLAQCAGTVKKVSMELGGNAPFLVFDDADLEAAVAGAVASKFRNSGQTCVCTNRFLVQEGIRPAFAEALAAAVADLQVGDGREPGVQQGPLIDEGAVAKVEAHIRDAVARGARILAGGSRHALGGTFFQPTVLDGADPAMALAREETFGPVAAVFPFRTEAEAVALANDTPYGLASYLYTRDLARAWRVSEALEYGMVGINTGLISTTVAPFGGVKESGLGREGSRHGIEDYLEVKYLCMAGL; translated from the coding sequence ATGCACGCGCTGAAGGACCCCGGACTGCTCAGGAGCCAGGCCTGGATCAACGGGCGCTGGGTGGACGGCGAGCCCCTCGAGGTCCGCGACCCCGCCACCGGGGCCCGGGTCGGCTCGGTGCCGGCCCTGGGCGCCGCCGAGGCCCGGGAGGCCGTGGAGGCCGCCGCGGCGGCCCTGCCCGCGTGGCGGGCCCGGCCCGCCCACGCGCGCGGCCAGGCCCTGCGGCGCATGTTCGACCTCATGGGCGCCCACGAGGACGACCTGGCCCTCCTCATGACTTCCGAGCAGGGCAAGCCCCTGGCCGAGGCCCGGGGCGAGATCCGCTACGCCGCCTCGTTCCTGGAGTGGTTCTCCGAGGAGGCCCGGCGGATCTACGGGGAGACCATTCCCGCCCCCTCCGCGGACCGGCGCATCGTCGTCGTGAAGGAGCCCGTGGGCGTGGTGGCCGCCATCACCCCGTGGAACTTCCCGTCGGCCATGATCACCCGCAAGCTGGGCCCCGCCCTGGCCGCGGGCTGCACGATGGTCCTCAAGCCGGCCGGGGCCACGCCCCTGTCCGCCCTGGCCCTGGCCGAGCTCTCGCGCCGGGCCGGCATCCCGGACGGGGTGTTCAACGTGGTGACCGGCCCCTCCGGCCCCATCGGGCAGGAGCTCACGACGAACCCGCATGTGCGGAAACTCACCTTCACCGGGTCCACCGAGGTGGGCAAGCGCCTGCTGGCCCAGTGCGCGGGCACGGTCAAGAAGGTCTCCATGGAACTGGGCGGCAACGCCCCCTTCCTCGTCTTCGACGACGCGGACCTCGAGGCTGCCGTCGCCGGGGCCGTGGCCTCCAAGTTCCGGAACTCCGGCCAGACCTGCGTGTGCACCAACCGCTTCCTCGTCCAGGAGGGCATCCGGCCCGCCTTCGCCGAAGCCCTGGCCGCCGCCGTGGCGGACCTCCAGGTGGGGGACGGGCGGGAGCCGGGGGTCCAGCAGGGCCCGCTCATCGACGAGGGGGCCGTGGCCAAGGTGGAGGCCCACATCCGGGACGCCGTGGCGCGGGGCGCGCGCATCCTGGCCGGCGGGTCCCGCCACGCCCTGGGCGGCACCTTCTTCCAGCCCACGGTCCTGGACGGCGCGGACCCCGCCATGGCCCTGGCCCGGGAGGAGACCTTCGGCCCGGTGGCCGCGGTCTTCCCGTTCCGCACCGAGGCGGAGGCCGTCGCCCTGGCCAACGACACGCCCTACGGCCTCGCCTCGTACCTCTACACCCGGGACCTGGCCCGCGCCTGGCGGGTGTCCGAGGCCCTGGAATACGGCATGGTGGGCATCAACACGGGCCTCATCTCCACCACCGTGGCCCCCTTCGGCGGCGTCAAGGAGTCCGGCCTGGGCCGGGAGGGCTCCCGCCACGGCATCGAGGACTACCTGGAGGTGAAGTACCTCTGCATGGCCGGGCTCTGA
- a CDS encoding HutD/Ves family protein: MIRRLGPGDVRAMPWKNGLGSTDQFLIRPEGASLATGFLLRISRAPVLADGPFSAFPGLDRSLLLLAGEGLDLDHGPHGRQRLAGPFQPVRFSGDWVTTGRLLGGPCLDFGVMTRRGACTHDLSVLRPGAGAQRLPDAPLRLVYCAEGAARVGGLALEAGAAALLEGEGEAWTEGQATLVLVLLRGRALSHPDPAADASRDLA; encoded by the coding sequence TTGATCCGCCGCCTGGGGCCGGGCGATGTCCGCGCCATGCCCTGGAAGAACGGCCTCGGTTCCACCGACCAGTTCCTGATCCGGCCCGAGGGGGCCAGCCTGGCGACGGGCTTCCTCCTCCGGATCAGCCGTGCGCCTGTCCTGGCGGATGGGCCCTTCTCGGCCTTCCCGGGCCTGGACCGCTCCCTGCTCCTGCTGGCGGGCGAGGGCCTGGACCTGGACCACGGGCCCCACGGCCGCCAGCGCCTGGCAGGGCCCTTCCAGCCCGTGCGCTTCAGCGGGGACTGGGTGACCACCGGGCGCCTCCTGGGCGGCCCCTGCCTGGATTTCGGCGTCATGACCCGCCGGGGCGCCTGCACCCATGACCTGTCGGTGCTCCGCCCCGGCGCCGGCGCCCAGCGCCTGCCGGACGCCCCCCTGCGCCTGGTCTACTGCGCCGAGGGGGCGGCCCGGGTGGGGGGCCTGGCCCTCGAGGCCGGCGCCGCCGCGCTCCTGGAAGGGGAGGGCGAGGCCTGGACCGAAGGTCAGGCCACCCTCGTCCTGGTCCTCCTCCGCGGGCGGGCCTTGTCGCACCCCGATCCCGCTGCGGACGCCTCGCGCGACCTGGCCTGA
- a CDS encoding NifU family protein: MPKVVNIEPTPNPDALKFIVQRPLLRSGTRSFRDFGAAVGDPLASRLFALGHITSVFYMDRFVTVNKAMEDEWSGLIDPICEAIEDLEMDAVDGDAPHPGASLADDEKLARINKLLDERIRPGLAGDGGGLEVLSFEDNVLQISYHGACGSCPSSGTGTLRFIEGLLQDEVDPAIRVISY, encoded by the coding sequence ATGCCCAAGGTCGTCAATATCGAGCCCACCCCCAACCCGGACGCCCTGAAGTTCATCGTTCAGCGGCCGCTCCTGCGTTCGGGCACCCGTTCCTTCCGGGACTTCGGCGCCGCCGTGGGGGACCCCCTGGCGTCGCGCCTCTTCGCCCTGGGGCACATCACCTCCGTCTTCTACATGGACCGGTTCGTCACCGTGAACAAGGCCATGGAGGACGAGTGGAGCGGCCTCATCGACCCCATCTGCGAGGCCATCGAGGACCTGGAGATGGACGCCGTGGACGGCGACGCCCCCCACCCGGGGGCCTCCCTGGCCGACGACGAGAAACTGGCCCGCATCAACAAGCTCCTGGACGAGCGCATCCGCCCCGGACTGGCCGGGGACGGAGGGGGCCTGGAGGTCCTCTCCTTCGAGGACAACGTGCTGCAGATCAGCTACCACGGCGCCTGCGGTTCCTGCCCCAGCTCGGGGACGGGGACCCTCAGGTTCATCGAGGGGCTGCTCCAGGACGAAGTGGACCCCGCGATCCGGGTGATCAGCTACTGA